The genomic DNA AGAATATCTTTATCATAAATTATAAGCCATATTGGTTCTGCCCGTCGAAGATTTTTTCTGAAAAAAATTTGACACATCTAAACTCCCTTTTAAATTTTCGAAATTTTTTTCAAATTCAAAAAAGACGGGAAGGATATATGACTAATCTTATCGAATTAACAAACATTGTCGAATCATGCAGCTAAATTGTAAATGACTTTTTGCGCAGACGATTCACCACCAGGGAGGTTAATGAGAATGCAGAACAAGAACAAACTGATGATTTGGTTATCATTTGGGGCAATTCTGCTGGGCTTGCTTGTCCATTTGCTTCATAGGGAATTCAATCTGTTCGGACATTCAATGATGGGAAATATGTCGGAAAGTATGAATTTGAGTCAGCGTTTTTCTTTGGCAATGAATATTTTATTTATCATCCCCGTCGCGCTTTTAGTGATAACCTCTTATTATTATCGAAAACAAGCGGACCATCCAAAAATTCCATTATTCAATATGTTAACGTTGACTTTTTCCAGCATTTCAATTATTGCGGGAGGCGGAGGAACGGTAGAATTTCACTTCTCGATCTTTATGGTCGCAGCTATTATTGCTTATTACGAAGACATTAAGCTGATTGCTGTAATGACCATTATTTTTGCTTTACAGCATCTTGCAGGCTTTTTCTTTATTCCGGAATTGGTCTTTGGCGTTGCCGAATATCCTTTCTTGATGATGGTGATTCACGCTGTATTCCTGGTCTTTACGTCTGCGGCCACAAGCCTCCAAATCATTTCCAAGAAAAAATACACAGAAGCGTTGGAGTCGGAAAAAGCCAAAAAACAAACAGAAGTCGAAACCCTGCTCGAAACGGTTAAAAATCTTTCCCGACAATTGGAGCAAACTTCTTTGGTGGTTACCGCAAAATCAGAGGGGAATATCATCGCCAACAATGAGATGTTAACTTCCTTTAAAGAAGTTTCCACGGGTCTTGAAACTCAAAGCGAATCTTTGAACAAGATTGATGAGAATCTGCAAGGGATTAACCGAATGATTCAGATTAACTCTCAATCCTTTTCCATATTGAATGAAAAAGCCAGCATCACAGACAATATGGTTCAAAAAAACCAAAACAATATAGAGCCCCTATTCGAGCAAGTGCGAATCGTTTCCGATGCCATTAACAGAGCTGCAATTACGATGCAAACCTTAAATGAGTCATCCCATCAAGTGGAGAATATTATCTTCATCATTCAGGATGTGGCAAGGCAAACGAACCTTCTGGCATTAAACGCTTCCATTGAAGCGGCCCGAGCCGGAGAATACGGCAGAGGGTTCGCGGTCGTGGCTAGCGAAATTCGCAAATTATCCGAACAAAGCAACCATGCAACTGAAGAAATCGTGAATATTCTCAGCAATATTCAAAGAGAAAGCACAGAGTCGGTCACTCAGATTGAAGTCGGAAAACAAGCGGCTGGTGATACGGTAGAGCTTGCTGAACGATCCTTTTCAAGCTTCAAACAAATGAACCGATCCATAAACGAAATGATTGAAATTATTGAGAAGCTCAATGAATCCGTCAAACAAATCGAGTCTCAATCCGAAAAAATTTCCAACGAGATGACAAATATTTCAGCAATTACCGAACAAAGCGTAGCTTCTGTAGAACAGCTATTCAGTATTACAGAAACTCAAACAAGCACGTCTAATCAAATTAATCGAGAGCTGATTCGCCTAAAAGAACTTTCCGAAACTTTACAAGCGCAATTTTCTGCATCATAACGTGAATCAAAGGAACCGGGCAGGACCAATTACTGGATCTTGCTCGGTTCTTGTTTGCCACTATAAAGTTTCCCGGTTTCCCTTATACGTCGTCAAGCGCTCTCAAAAGTTGCCCTACGGTCTCCTTTGCATCCCCAAACAGCATGTTGGTCTTCGGATTGGTGTACAGCGGGTTATCAATACCGGCAAATCCCGGACTCATGCTGCGCTTCAACACGATAATCCTTCGCGCTTGGTCGACATTGAGAACCGGCATTCCGTAAAGCGGGCTTGAGGGTTCATTGCGGGCGGCCGGATTGGTCACGTCATTCGCCCCGATAACCAATACGACGTCGGTTTCGGGGAATTCCGGATTGACAGCCTCCATTTCGTACAATTTGTCATAGGGAACATTGGCCTCGGCCAACAGCACGTTCATATGCCCCGGCATCCGGCCGGCTACGGGATGAATCCCGTAGATGACATTCACGCCGCGCGGCGCCAGCTTGTCTGCCAGTTGACGGACTTCCTGCTGGGCCCGCGCCACGGCCAAACCGTAGCCCGGCACGATGACGACGCGTCGCGCATAAGCCAGCAGCATGGCGACATCCTCCACCGTCGCCGGCTGCACGACGCCGTCCGAGTCCCCGGTGGACGATGCTCCCGCAGACACTTTGCCGAACGCGCCGAACAGAATATTGGCAATCGGCCGATTCATCGCGCGGCTCATCTGCTGGGTCAGAATCGTTCCCGATGCGCCCACCAAGGCGCCGGCAATAATCAGCACGTTATTAGCCAGGAGAAATCCCGTGGCAGCCGCGGCAAGTCCGGTAAACGCATTGAGCAGGGAAATCACGACAGGCATGTCTGCTCCTCCGATGGGCAGCGTGACTAAGACACCCAATGCCAGCGATAGAATCACAAATATAAGAAAAGCAGCCCACATGGCAGAAGGATCGGCAAACATCAAGATGACGGCAATGACCAGCGCCGCAGCAAACAGCAGCGCGTTGACGGCCTTTTGTCCGGGATATGTAATCGGTCGTCCGGTAATCCACTCCTGAAGCTTGGCGAACGCCACCACACTGCCTGTGAAGCTGATGGATCCGATGAGAATGGTAAATAAAGCGGAAATCGAAAGAGTTGCCGTCCAGGACTCGCCTGCAGATGACGAGCGAATCCACTCGCCGATCGAAACGAGGGCCGCCGCGCCCCCTCCCATTCCGTTAAACAGCGCAACCATTTGGGGCATGGCCGTCATGCGGACCCGTTTCGCCGACACCGTTCCGACGATCACCCCGGCCGCTACAGCCAAACCGATCAGAATGAATGAAAAGTGATGATCCGTGATCAGAACCGCGATAACGGCAATGGCCATGCCGATGCCGGCCAATAGATTTCCGGATCGGGCGGTAGCAGGAGACCTGAGCCGCATCACGCCCAAAATAAAAAATATGGAAGTCAACAAATAGGCAATTTGCGTAAGATTATTCATCGTATCACTCCTTTGGCTGCTTGGTGTTGAACATTCCAAGAATCCGGTCTGTAACCACAAAGCCGCCCACGACGTTCAAGGTCGCCAAAAATACCGCAGCGGCGCTGATCGCGACCCCTAACGGGCTTTCTACCGTCGAGGCCAGCGTGATTGCGCCGACGAGGATGATCCCGTGGATGGCGTTGGTTGCCGACATCAGAGGCGTGTGCAGTACGGACGGCACCTTCGAAATGAGCTGAAATCCAATGAACACCGCAAGAACAAAAATATACAGTTCAAAAAACAGCGAATTCATCCCATTATCCCCTTTCCTCGTCCAAACGTTTTTGCAAACCTTCGTTAACAAGTTTTCCGTTATGAATCAGACAGGTGCGCCGAACAATTTCATCCGTGAAATCCATTTCCGTCTGTCGGGGCACCTCAGTAACGGAAAGGCCTTGGGACAGAGCATGGTTGAAAAACGTGACGACATTTCGGGAAAACAGCTGACTGGCATGCAGCGGCAGCTGTGACGGAACGTTCAACGGGGCCGCAATGGTGACATGGTGAGCCTCGATGGTTTGACCCGGCTGACTGAGCTCGCAGTTGCCGCCGGCTTCCGCCGCCAAATCCACAATCACGGAACCGGGACGCATGCTCTCGACCATCTCCCGAGTAATCAGTAGAGGCGCCCGTTTCCCGGGAATCAAAGCCGTCGTAATCACCACATCCGAGTGAGCAACCGGACCGCGAAGCGCATCCAGTTCCCGGCTGTGCGCGTCATCTGAAAGGGCCTGCGCATAGCCGTCTTTCGTTTGCTGGGCTTCCACATCCAGCGTCACGAAGCTGGCCCCGAGACTTTCCACCTGCTCGCGGACCACCGGACGGGTATCGAACGCCTCCACAACTGCCCCGAGCCGGCGGGCCGTCGCGATCGCCTGCAGGCCGGCTACACCGGCTCCCAATACCAATACCTTTGCAGGCGGAATGGTTCCAGCTGCCGTCATGAGCAGCGGAAAAAATTTGCCAAGCCGCTCAGCCGCAATGGCAACCGCCCGATACCCGGAGACAGTGCTCATCGAGGACAACACGTCCATGCTTTGCGACCTGCTGATCCGAGGAATGGCATCCATGCTGAAAACCGTTACGCCCCGCTCGGACAAGGCTTGAAAATAATCAACCTTCTCGACGAGCGGCTGAAACACAGCTATAAGCACAGTACCCGGCTTCAATGCGTGAAGCTCAATGGAATTCTCCAGTCCCGGCGCCCGAACCCCAAAAAGAACGTGCGCCTCGCGAATCATGGATATCCCGTCATGAACAATCTCCGCTCCGGCTTCGCGATAGTCTTGATCGCTCAGAAATGCCCGTTCGCCCGCGCCCGACTGAACCATGACGGTATGCCCGGCCTTCACCAACCGGCTCACGGTATCCGGAACAAGAGCGACTCTGCGTTCACCCTCTGTTTTTTCATTGATTACGCCCAGTTTCATTAATCTCTCACATCCTTGACGTCTAAAATGGAAAAATCGTTGTTCGGAAGCTTCTTGAAAGCGCTGACTATACGAAAGATGATATCCCGCTCATGTTCATGCATGAGTGTTCCGGTGTGCTCTCGGTTCTTCACCACCTGCTTTTCTACCCGCAATTGGAGACGAAATATTCCGATAAATAGAACGAAAAGGAGGCAATATTTGCAAGGATGATTACTTTGGGGGGTATTTGAGATTGTGCAATTGTATTCGCCAACGACAGAATTATTTCCTGCAAAAATCAGCCTGGTACGGAAAAATTATTCATCCGCCTCAAGTCCGTCCTTCGCGTAAAATTCGGTTTTACAGAACGGGCAAATCAGCTTGTATTTGGAATGAAGCAAGTCATATCCACAATAAAATTTTCCCTTGCAGGAAACACAGGCCACCCAAAGTATGCGATCTCCAAGAACTCCTCCGCCTCCGCTCATCGACGCTCCCCTCCCCTCGTCCGCACATAATCCTTCAATTTGATTCTTTCCATCGCCTCCGGCGGCACGCGAAATCTCACAGGCGAAGACACGACGGTTTGCTTGGTCGCATCAATGATGATCTTCCAGCCGGCCCCTTCTTTGTAAAAATGGTTGCGCGCCCGGATCGATACCCCGGCTTTGTCCGGTCCTTTGGGAAACAATTTGGTAAACGAGATATCGTAAAAGCCTTCGTCCGGAACTTTCATGACGAGCATATGCGTCAATACCGGACTCAGATCCATTTCATAATGGCGCACAATCGGCAGCCGCAGCAAGTCGATATCCATCCCCGTTTGCAGGGTTTCTTTGATCGGCGCTTCCGCAGCGCCGATCACAACGGGCGCGATTTTTTCCCGTTCCAGCCGGGCATATTCGTGACTGACCGCCATGCCGCCACTGCCGGGGGGCAGTCCGATCTGCTCGCCGATCCGTTCCCGCGAACCGAAAATGTTGGAAACCACACTGAAATCGTCGGAGCTTGGCCACGATTGTCGACAACATTTTGAAACCAGACACAATTCGCGAATCTTCCTTCTCAAACAATTGTTCGAGAATGGCTGTAACATCAAATTCATGCCGGATGACTTGCTTGCCGACTTCAATCAGTTCGTTGGAGTTTGCCGCTTTCAATGGTTCGAGATAACTACGCAAGCTTTTGGCCATACTCGCTCCTTCTTATTCATGGATTCAATCCTTTTGCAAGGATATCGGCGCAAGCTTTACGTCAATGACCGCCGGGCGTCCCGACTGCAGGGAATCCAGTCCGGTCCGCAGCCGCTTCCGTCACTTTTTGCGGATCGGACACGGTCGCTGCATAGGCTCCGCCGGCCGCTTCCGCAATCTTCGCCATGTCCGCCGGTTGATCGAAGTTCACCCAAAATCGGTCATCCCGTTTGGCGGCTCCGTCCGGATGGATCATAAGCGTGTTCTTTTTCGTCGCATTCCAGCCCTGATTGTTAAAAATGACCGTCATAAACGGCGTTTGATAACGCCGCGCCATTCAATATAACGACGAAGGAACACTGAAAAAATACGAACCGTCCCCGATCAGATTCACCACCGTTTTGTCGGGTCTGGCAAGCTTCGCGCCAAACGCCGCCCCTCCGCTGAAACCAAGGGACGAACCGCCGTTGACAAACCGCGTTCCGCCCATCATCCTTGCGGACTGCAGCGGCATAGCGGTTCAATTCCCGTAAAGCCGCGGAAGAATCCGCCTGATAGCTTGCCTCTGTCGGAATATGCCAAAGCGGGATATCCCGTTTCAGCGGATCGATATCGATATGAAACACGCGGCAGTCATCCTTCGGGCCTTCTTTCGACAGGA from Ferviditalea candida includes the following:
- a CDS encoding Re/Si-specific NAD(P)(+) transhydrogenase subunit alpha, which gives rise to MKLGVINEKTEGERRVALVPDTVSRLVKAGHTVMVQSGAGERAFLSDQDYREAGAEIVHDGISMIREAHVLFGVRAPGLENSIELHALKPGTVLIAVFQPLVEKVDYFQALSERGVTVFSMDAIPRISRSQSMDVLSSMSTVSGYRAVAIAAERLGKFFPLLMTAAGTIPPAKVLVLGAGVAGLQAIATARRLGAVVEAFDTRPVVREQVESLGASFVTLDVEAQQTKDGYAQALSDDAHSRELDALRGPVAHSDVVITTALIPGKRAPLLITREMVESMRPGSVIVDLAAEAGGNCELSQPGQTIEAHHVTIAAPLNVPSQLPLHASQLFSRNVVTFFNHALSQGLSVTEVPRQTEMDFTDEIVRRTCLIHNGKLVNEGLQKRLDEERG
- a CDS encoding UbiD family decarboxylase domain-containing protein translates to MVSNIFGSRERIGEQIGLPPGSGGMAVSHEYARLEREKIAPVVIGAAEAPIKETLQTGMDIDLLRLPIVRHYEMDLSPVLTHMLVMKVPDEGFYDISFTKLFPKGPDKAGVSIRARNHFYKEGAGWKIIIDATKQTVVSSPVRFRVPPEAMERIKLKDYVRTRGGERR
- a CDS encoding NAD(P) transhydrogenase subunit alpha encodes the protein MNSLFFELYIFVLAVFIGFQLISKVPSVLHTPLMSATNAIHGIILVGAITLASTVESPLGVAISAAAVFLATLNVVGGFVVTDRILGMFNTKQPKE
- a CDS encoding NAD(P)(+) transhydrogenase (Re/Si-specific) subunit beta, whose amino-acid sequence is MNNLTQIAYLLTSIFFILGVMRLRSPATARSGNLLAGIGMAIAVIAVLITDHHFSFILIGLAVAAGVIVGTVSAKRVRMTAMPQMVALFNGMGGGAAALVSIGEWIRSSSAGESWTATLSISALFTILIGSISFTGSVVAFAKLQEWITGRPITYPGQKAVNALLFAAALVIAVILMFADPSAMWAAFLIFVILSLALGVLVTLPIGGADMPVVISLLNAFTGLAAAATGFLLANNVLIIAGALVGASGTILTQQMSRAMNRPIANILFGAFGKVSAGASSTGDSDGVVQPATVEDVAMLLAYARRVVIVPGYGLAVARAQQEVRQLADKLAPRGVNVIYGIHPVAGRMPGHMNVLLAEANVPYDKLYEMEAVNPEFPETDVVLVIGANDVTNPAARNEPSSPLYGMPVLNVDQARRIIVLKRSMSPGFAGIDNPLYTNPKTNMLFGDAKETVGQLLRALDDV
- a CDS encoding thiamine pyrophosphate-dependent enzyme — encoded protein: MARRYQTPFMTVIFNNQGWNATKKNTLMIHPDGAAKRDDRFWVNFDQPADMAKIAEAAGGAYAATVSDPQKVTEAAADRTGFPAVGTPGGH
- a CDS encoding methyl-accepting chemotaxis protein; amino-acid sequence: MQNKNKLMIWLSFGAILLGLLVHLLHREFNLFGHSMMGNMSESMNLSQRFSLAMNILFIIPVALLVITSYYYRKQADHPKIPLFNMLTLTFSSISIIAGGGGTVEFHFSIFMVAAIIAYYEDIKLIAVMTIIFALQHLAGFFFIPELVFGVAEYPFLMMVIHAVFLVFTSAATSLQIISKKKYTEALESEKAKKQTEVETLLETVKNLSRQLEQTSLVVTAKSEGNIIANNEMLTSFKEVSTGLETQSESLNKIDENLQGINRMIQINSQSFSILNEKASITDNMVQKNQNNIEPLFEQVRIVSDAINRAAITMQTLNESSHQVENIIFIIQDVARQTNLLALNASIEAARAGEYGRGFAVVASEIRKLSEQSNHATEEIVNILSNIQRESTESVTQIEVGKQAAGDTVELAERSFSSFKQMNRSINEMIEIIEKLNESVKQIESQSEKISNEMTNISAITEQSVASVEQLFSITETQTSTSNQINRELIRLKELSETLQAQFSAS